The Collimonas sp. PA-H2 genome contains a region encoding:
- a CDS encoding alpha/beta fold hydrolase — protein MVKAKLLLLCAAFCFSAAVQANEPQATEHDVVFKDFRFASGETLPELRIHYRTYGEPRRGADGKVNNAVLILHGTGGTGAQFIRPEFSGELFGAGQLLDASRYFLILPDGIGHGNSSKPSDGLRAKFPHYGYRDMVEAQYRLLTETLEVNHLRLVMGTSMGGMQTWMWGEQHPAFMDALMPLASVPSQISGRNRVWRRIIIDAIRNDPAWQGGNYSSQPPSLRTAEQMLFFMSSNPLLRQQQMPDLAQADQALDNAVAAAMKSADANDTLYFMDASRDYDPGPLLDKIRAPLIAVNSADDLINPPEIGILERDVKRVPGARMVMVKLSDATRGHGTHTVAVVWKPWLRELLASPQRN, from the coding sequence ATGGTTAAAGCGAAACTATTGCTTCTGTGCGCGGCGTTCTGCTTTTCCGCAGCCGTCCAGGCGAACGAACCGCAAGCGACGGAGCATGACGTGGTTTTCAAGGACTTTCGCTTTGCTTCCGGGGAGACCTTGCCGGAACTGCGCATCCATTACCGTACCTACGGCGAGCCGCGCCGCGGCGCCGACGGTAAAGTCAATAATGCTGTGCTGATCCTGCATGGCACCGGCGGCACCGGCGCCCAGTTCATCCGACCGGAATTTTCCGGCGAGCTGTTCGGCGCGGGCCAGCTGCTTGATGCCTCGCGCTATTTCCTGATCCTGCCGGACGGTATCGGCCACGGCAATTCCAGCAAACCGAGCGACGGTTTGCGCGCCAAGTTTCCGCACTACGGTTACCGCGACATGGTCGAGGCCCAATACCGGCTGTTGACGGAAACCCTGGAAGTGAATCATTTGCGCCTGGTGATGGGCACTTCAATGGGCGGCATGCAGACCTGGATGTGGGGCGAACAGCATCCGGCTTTCATGGATGCCCTGATGCCGCTGGCCAGCGTGCCGAGCCAGATTTCAGGCCGCAACCGGGTCTGGCGCCGCATCATCATCGACGCCATCCGCAACGATCCGGCGTGGCAGGGCGGCAATTACAGCAGCCAGCCGCCGAGCTTGCGCACCGCCGAGCAAATGCTGTTTTTCATGTCCAGCAATCCCTTGCTGCGGCAACAGCAGATGCCGGACCTGGCGCAAGCCGATCAGGCCTTGGATAACGCGGTAGCGGCGGCCATGAAAAGCGCCGACGCCAACGATACCCTGTATTTCATGGACGCTTCGCGCGACTACGATCCCGGGCCGCTACTGGATAAAATCCGGGCGCCGCTGATCGCGGTCAACTCCGCTGACGATCTGATCAATCCGCCGGAAATCGGCATTCTGGAGCGCGACGTCAAACGCGTGCCGGGCGCGCGCATGGTGATGGTCAAGCTGAGCGACGCGACGCGCGGCCATGGCACCCACACGGTGGCTGTAGTCTGGAAACCCTG
- a CDS encoding GNAT family N-acetyltransferase, whose translation MASESASHSNIVIQSLGERDFAAWEPQWLGYLGFYQAEVTAAVRLVTWQRLLDPKEPIFGALATVDGKAVGVVHWIFHRSCWTVEDSCYLQDLYVAPEQRGTGLGRLLIEHVYAAAKAAGSTRVHWLTRETNSTAMQLYDRIADRSGFVQYRKQLA comes from the coding sequence TTGGCTTCAGAATCCGCATCCCATTCAAATATTGTTATCCAGTCGCTCGGCGAACGAGACTTCGCTGCCTGGGAGCCGCAATGGCTGGGCTATCTCGGCTTTTATCAGGCGGAGGTTACCGCTGCCGTGCGCCTGGTCACCTGGCAGCGCCTGCTCGACCCGAAGGAACCGATATTCGGCGCCCTGGCCACCGTGGACGGCAAGGCGGTCGGGGTGGTGCACTGGATATTCCATCGTTCTTGCTGGACGGTAGAGGATTCCTGCTATCTGCAAGATTTGTATGTCGCCCCTGAACAGCGCGGCACCGGCCTCGGCCGGCTATTGATCGAACATGTCTACGCTGCGGCCAAGGCGGCCGGCAGCACGCGGGTGCACTGGCTGACCCGCGAGACCAACAGCACGGCGATGCAGTTGTACGACCGCATCGCCGATCGCTCGGGCTTCGTGCAATATCGCAAGCAGCTGGCTTAA
- a CDS encoding accessory factor UbiK family protein, whose product MNKPNFFDDIQAKINQAIENSPAKDIEKNVKAMLGQGFAKLDLVTREEFDVQAQVLASTRAKLEALEARVTELEAQLKQP is encoded by the coding sequence ATGAACAAACCCAATTTTTTCGACGACATCCAAGCCAAGATCAACCAGGCCATCGAAAACTCCCCTGCCAAGGACATCGAGAAAAACGTCAAGGCCATGCTGGGCCAAGGCTTCGCCAAGCTGGACCTGGTGACGCGTGAGGAATTTGACGTGCAAGCCCAGGTGCTGGCCAGCACCCGCGCCAAGCTCGAGGCGCTTGAAGCCCGCGTGACGGAGCTTGA